In Gadus chalcogrammus isolate NIFS_2021 chromosome 11, NIFS_Gcha_1.0, whole genome shotgun sequence, a single window of DNA contains:
- the scarf2 gene encoding scavenger receptor class F member 2 isoform X2 produces MALNNSLAFVAVVSFFLCSCFGQELNPRGRNVCKPPGAPGLTCCSGWGQLADECLTPLCGGNFTCKENEVCVRPNECRCRHGYFGASCDTKCPSQFWGPDCKGKCHCYPNGQCDDLTGQCTCNPNRWGPNCENACLCNKGKCDQDTGKCTCHPGFWGPQCNNNCYCSLTSVCDAAGRCICNPGWTGRNCAMQCNCNNSPCDQFTGRCQCRERLWGQRCDRYCQCVHGKCNQADGSCTCTPGFRGKFCREPCPAGFYGQNCRNRCGHCKGQQPCKVTEGRCVTCDRGWNGTRCDQLCSKGFFGEGCQEECPACKDGHHCDPIHGKCSHCNPGWIGDRCGERCPNGTYGENCGSDCSHCFNGACHLVTGECLCDPGFHGVHCNMTCQAGQFGVNCNQTCSCHNKNCNAVSGACNLQPNQRMGVMAAGTLVCCLLIILLSLLCCCCLCRHKDHNKKAKWILCGRFSRISTKLPRIPLRRQKLPKVVAHHDPENTFNCSFIEPPSAGGDQELPPSSWSSQESFSSFGSGDESPVYCVPHEESVNEGKEKPGVPASPDDAGEYTSLKETGLSKPEGSEQPLLKSSDSEGSTSGSESAVGALYARIARLSKTSKEDDGGGGGGGGGGAKDGDSTPVPEAKRNGKPPPSPGKPKPRPPDPSTKPKVSWIHGNTTGSPQPEPQGQPQPPHQAGAKALAVPREKKRSSSDGSAKSEERQKMKDLAKEKSREQQQQKNQEPREADAASTPGRAKPQRGGSRSGEESSSPTHMEHINGVVQNALKKIGGFHHGSSSERKEAPTREPVKEPPRSPKVLHPHMNSEAATLLAAQLKEKTQSINRNEGTGLTKTNGLSATTPKAYREKPTPPQKAKRTSSSGAGQQGAAKPLLLPSLQKPAAPRSVTPDPGPPEAKSPDKQDLNGSKAAEPVSEPPTPKKTPMKKPPRKKGKEATLETSEVKPPQPKTAIMPPQIVK; encoded by the exons GGCTCCAGGTCTGACATGCTGTAGTGGATGGGGCCAGCTGGCGGATGAATGCCTGACAC CTCTCTGCGGAGGAAACTTCACCTGCAAGGAGAATGAAGTGTGTGTCAGACCCAATGAGTGCCGCTGTCGCCATGGATACTTTGGAGCTAGCTGTGACACAA AGTGCCCCTCCCAGTTCTGGGGCCCCGACTGCAAGGGGAAGTGCCACTGCTACCCCAACGGCCAGTGTGACGACCTGACGGGCCAGTGCACCTGCAACCCCAACCGCTGGGGCCCCAACTGTGAGAACGCTTGCCTGTGCAACAAGGGCAAGTGCGACCAGGACACGGGCAAATGCACCTGCCACCCGGGCTTCTGGGGCCCCCagtgcaacaacaactgctactGCAGCCTGACGTCGGTGTGCGACGCCGCCGGTCGCTGCATCTGCAACCCCGGCTGGACCGGCCGCAACTGCGCCATGCAGTGCAACTGCAACAACTCGCCGTGCGACCAGTTCACGGGCCGCTGCCAGTGCCGCGAGAGGCTGTGGGGCCAGAGGTGCGACCGGTACTGCCAGTGCGTGCACGGCAAATGCAACCAGGCGGACGGCTCGTGCACCTGCACCCCGGGGTTCCGAGGGAAGTTCTGCAGGGAGCCCTGTCCCGCCGGCTTCTACGGGCAGAACTGCAGGAACAG GTGCGGACACTGCAAGGGCCAGCAGCCCTGCAAGGTGACGGAGGGCCGCTGCGTCACGTGCGACCGCGGCTGGAACGGCACGCGCTGCGACCAGCTGTGCTCCAAGGGCTTCTTCGGGGAGGGCTGCCAGGAGGAGTGCCCCGCCTGCAAGGACGGCCACCACTGTGACCCCATCCACGGCAAATGCTCCCACTGCAACCCCGGCTGGATCGGGGACCG gtgtggggAGCGATGCCCCAACGGAACGTACGGGGAGAACTGTGGGAGCGACTGCAGCCACTGCTTCAACGGGGCGTGCCACCTGGTCACCGGAGAGTGCCTGTGCGACCCCGGGTTCCATGGCGTCCA CTGCAACATGACGTGTCAGGCCGGACAGTTCGGAGTGAACTGCAACCAAACGTGCTCCTGCCATAACAAGAACTGCAACGCCGTGTCCGGGGCCTGCAACCTAC AGCCCAACCAACGGATGGGTGTGATGGCAGCAGGGACCTTGGTGTGCTGCCTGCTCATTATCCTGCTCTcgctgctctgctgctgctgtctctgTCGACACAAAGACCACAA CAAAAAGGCCAAGTGGATCCTGTGCGGGCGTTTCAGCCGAATCAGCACCAAACTCCCCCGTATTCCACTGAGGCGACAGAAGCTGCCTAAAGTAGTGG CCCACCACGACCCAGAGAACACCTTCAACTGCAGCTTCATCGAGCCCCCGTCGGCCGGCGGAGACCAGGagcttcccccctcctcctggtcctcccaggagtccttctcctccttcggGAGCGGAGACGAGAGCCCGGTCTACTGCGTGCCTCATGAAG AATCCGTGAACGAGGGCAAGGAGAAGCCCGGGGTCCCGGCCAGCCCGGACGACGCGGGGGAGTACACGTCCCTGAAGGAGACGGGCCTCTCCAAGCCCGAGGGCAGCGAGCAGCCCCTGCTCAAGTCCTCCGACAGCGAGGGCTCCACCAGTGGCTCCGAGTCGGCCGTGGGGGCGCTGTACGCCCGCATCGCGCGGCTCTCCAAGACCTCCAAGGAGGACGacggcggcggaggcggaggcggcggcggcggggccaaGGACGGGGACTCCACTCCGGTCCCCGAGGCCAAGCGCAACGGCAagcccccgccctcccctgGCAAACCCAAGCCCCGCCCACCGGACCCCTCCACCAAACCCAAGGTGTCCTGGATCCATGGAAACACTACGGGGTCTCCCCAGCCGGAGCCGCAGGGGCAGCCGCAGCCCCCACACCAGGCGGGGGCGAAGGCCCTCGCGGTGCCCCGGGAGAAGAAGAGAAGCTCCAGCGACGGTTCGGCCAAGAGCGAAGAGCGCCAGAAGATGAAGGACCTGGCCAAGGAGAAGAGCcgcgagcagcagcagcagaagaaccaGGAGCCGAGGGAGGCCGACGCCGCGTCCACCCCCGGCCGGGCCAAGCCCCAGCGGGGGGGCAGCAGGTCGGGGGAGGAGTCCAGCAGCCCCACCCACATGGAGCACATCAACGGCGTGGTGCAGAACGCCCTCAAGAAGATCGGCGGCTTCCACCACGGCTCCTCGTCCGAGAGGAAGGAGGCCCCCACCAGGGAGCCGGTCAAAGAGCCCCCGCGGAGCCCCAAGGTCCTCCACCCCCACATGAACTCGGAGGCGGCCACGCTGCTGGCCGCCCAGCTCAAGGAGAAGACCCAGAGCATCAACAGGAACGAGGGCACCGGCCTGACCAAGACCAACGGCCTCAGCGCCACCACGCCCAAGGCGTACCGCGAGAAGCCCACGCCCCCGCAGAAGGCCAAGCGCACCTCGTCCAGCGGCGCCGGGCAGCAGGGGGCCGccaagcccctcctcctccccagcctcCAGAAGCCGGCGGCCCCCCGGTCAGTCACCCCTGACCCGGGGCCCCCCGAAGCTAAGAGCCCGGATAAGCAGGACTTGAACGGCTCGAAGGCTGCGGAGCCGGTGTCGGAGCCTCCGACGCCCAAGAAGACCCCCATGAAGAAGCCGCCCCGGAAGAAGGGCAAGGAGGCCACCTTGGAGACGTCCGAGGTGAAGCCCCCCCAACCAAAGACTGCCATCATGCCCCCGCAGATTGTGAAGTGA
- the selenoe gene encoding selenoprotein e, with protein MCRKMWAFYLVVILAISADASGNDSHSPGEETRVIARGKLLAPSVVGUSIKKMPELHQFLMERWALYHNLEYDSSEEKEPRLIFYDDRDKVVQTVPVKEMTADAIGQLLEARGFYRRSQKGEEVPEEFQNFPLHAPRDEL; from the exons atgtgtcGTAAAATGTGGGCCTTTTACTTAGTCGTGATTCTGGCGATCTCCGCCGACGCGTCAGGGAATGACAGCCACTCTCCGGGGGAAGAGACGCGGGTCATCGCTCGGGGGAAACTGCTG GCTCCCAGCGTGGTCGGGTGAAGCATCAAGAAGATGCCGGAACTCCACCAATTCCTGATGGAGCGCTGGGCACTGTA CCATAACCTGGAGTATGATTCctcggaggagaaggagccccGTCTGATCTTCTACGATGACAGGGACAAGGTGGTGCAG ACGGTCCCTGTGAAAGAGATGACGGCGGACGCCATCGGCCAGCTGCTGGAGGCCCGCGGCTTCTACAGGAGGAgccagaagggagaggaggttcCCGAGGAGTTCCAGAACTTCCCCCTGCACGCCCCCAGAGACGAGCTCTGA
- the scarf2 gene encoding scavenger receptor class F member 2 isoform X1: MALNNSLAFVAVVSFFLCSCFGQELNPRGRNVCKPPGAPGLTCCSGWGQLADECLTPLCGGNFTCKENEVCVRPNECRCRHGYFGASCDTKCPSQFWGPDCKGKCHCYPNGQCDDLTGQCTCNPNRWGPNCENACLCNKGKCDQDTGKCTCHPGFWGPQCNNNCYCSLTSVCDAAGRCICNPGWTGRNCAMQCNCNNSPCDQFTGRCQCRERLWGQRCDRYCQCVHGKCNQADGSCTCTPGFRGKFCREPCPAGFYGQNCRNRCGHCKGQQPCKVTEGRCVTCDRGWNGTRCDQLCSKGFFGEGCQEECPACKDGHHCDPIHGKCSHCNPGWIGDRCGERCPNGTYGENCGSDCSHCFNGACHLVTGECLCDPGFHGVHCNMTCQAGQFGVNCNQTCSCHNKNCNAVSGACNLQPNQRMGVMAAGTLVCCLLIILLSLLCCCCLCRHKDHNKKAKWILCGRFSRISTKLPRIPLRRQKLPKVVVAHHDPENTFNCSFIEPPSAGGDQELPPSSWSSQESFSSFGSGDESPVYCVPHEESVNEGKEKPGVPASPDDAGEYTSLKETGLSKPEGSEQPLLKSSDSEGSTSGSESAVGALYARIARLSKTSKEDDGGGGGGGGGGAKDGDSTPVPEAKRNGKPPPSPGKPKPRPPDPSTKPKVSWIHGNTTGSPQPEPQGQPQPPHQAGAKALAVPREKKRSSSDGSAKSEERQKMKDLAKEKSREQQQQKNQEPREADAASTPGRAKPQRGGSRSGEESSSPTHMEHINGVVQNALKKIGGFHHGSSSERKEAPTREPVKEPPRSPKVLHPHMNSEAATLLAAQLKEKTQSINRNEGTGLTKTNGLSATTPKAYREKPTPPQKAKRTSSSGAGQQGAAKPLLLPSLQKPAAPRSVTPDPGPPEAKSPDKQDLNGSKAAEPVSEPPTPKKTPMKKPPRKKGKEATLETSEVKPPQPKTAIMPPQIVK; encoded by the exons GGCTCCAGGTCTGACATGCTGTAGTGGATGGGGCCAGCTGGCGGATGAATGCCTGACAC CTCTCTGCGGAGGAAACTTCACCTGCAAGGAGAATGAAGTGTGTGTCAGACCCAATGAGTGCCGCTGTCGCCATGGATACTTTGGAGCTAGCTGTGACACAA AGTGCCCCTCCCAGTTCTGGGGCCCCGACTGCAAGGGGAAGTGCCACTGCTACCCCAACGGCCAGTGTGACGACCTGACGGGCCAGTGCACCTGCAACCCCAACCGCTGGGGCCCCAACTGTGAGAACGCTTGCCTGTGCAACAAGGGCAAGTGCGACCAGGACACGGGCAAATGCACCTGCCACCCGGGCTTCTGGGGCCCCCagtgcaacaacaactgctactGCAGCCTGACGTCGGTGTGCGACGCCGCCGGTCGCTGCATCTGCAACCCCGGCTGGACCGGCCGCAACTGCGCCATGCAGTGCAACTGCAACAACTCGCCGTGCGACCAGTTCACGGGCCGCTGCCAGTGCCGCGAGAGGCTGTGGGGCCAGAGGTGCGACCGGTACTGCCAGTGCGTGCACGGCAAATGCAACCAGGCGGACGGCTCGTGCACCTGCACCCCGGGGTTCCGAGGGAAGTTCTGCAGGGAGCCCTGTCCCGCCGGCTTCTACGGGCAGAACTGCAGGAACAG GTGCGGACACTGCAAGGGCCAGCAGCCCTGCAAGGTGACGGAGGGCCGCTGCGTCACGTGCGACCGCGGCTGGAACGGCACGCGCTGCGACCAGCTGTGCTCCAAGGGCTTCTTCGGGGAGGGCTGCCAGGAGGAGTGCCCCGCCTGCAAGGACGGCCACCACTGTGACCCCATCCACGGCAAATGCTCCCACTGCAACCCCGGCTGGATCGGGGACCG gtgtggggAGCGATGCCCCAACGGAACGTACGGGGAGAACTGTGGGAGCGACTGCAGCCACTGCTTCAACGGGGCGTGCCACCTGGTCACCGGAGAGTGCCTGTGCGACCCCGGGTTCCATGGCGTCCA CTGCAACATGACGTGTCAGGCCGGACAGTTCGGAGTGAACTGCAACCAAACGTGCTCCTGCCATAACAAGAACTGCAACGCCGTGTCCGGGGCCTGCAACCTAC AGCCCAACCAACGGATGGGTGTGATGGCAGCAGGGACCTTGGTGTGCTGCCTGCTCATTATCCTGCTCTcgctgctctgctgctgctgtctctgTCGACACAAAGACCACAA CAAAAAGGCCAAGTGGATCCTGTGCGGGCGTTTCAGCCGAATCAGCACCAAACTCCCCCGTATTCCACTGAGGCGACAGAAGCTGCCTAAAGTAGTGG tagCCCACCACGACCCAGAGAACACCTTCAACTGCAGCTTCATCGAGCCCCCGTCGGCCGGCGGAGACCAGGagcttcccccctcctcctggtcctcccaggagtccttctcctccttcggGAGCGGAGACGAGAGCCCGGTCTACTGCGTGCCTCATGAAG AATCCGTGAACGAGGGCAAGGAGAAGCCCGGGGTCCCGGCCAGCCCGGACGACGCGGGGGAGTACACGTCCCTGAAGGAGACGGGCCTCTCCAAGCCCGAGGGCAGCGAGCAGCCCCTGCTCAAGTCCTCCGACAGCGAGGGCTCCACCAGTGGCTCCGAGTCGGCCGTGGGGGCGCTGTACGCCCGCATCGCGCGGCTCTCCAAGACCTCCAAGGAGGACGacggcggcggaggcggaggcggcggcggcggggccaaGGACGGGGACTCCACTCCGGTCCCCGAGGCCAAGCGCAACGGCAagcccccgccctcccctgGCAAACCCAAGCCCCGCCCACCGGACCCCTCCACCAAACCCAAGGTGTCCTGGATCCATGGAAACACTACGGGGTCTCCCCAGCCGGAGCCGCAGGGGCAGCCGCAGCCCCCACACCAGGCGGGGGCGAAGGCCCTCGCGGTGCCCCGGGAGAAGAAGAGAAGCTCCAGCGACGGTTCGGCCAAGAGCGAAGAGCGCCAGAAGATGAAGGACCTGGCCAAGGAGAAGAGCcgcgagcagcagcagcagaagaaccaGGAGCCGAGGGAGGCCGACGCCGCGTCCACCCCCGGCCGGGCCAAGCCCCAGCGGGGGGGCAGCAGGTCGGGGGAGGAGTCCAGCAGCCCCACCCACATGGAGCACATCAACGGCGTGGTGCAGAACGCCCTCAAGAAGATCGGCGGCTTCCACCACGGCTCCTCGTCCGAGAGGAAGGAGGCCCCCACCAGGGAGCCGGTCAAAGAGCCCCCGCGGAGCCCCAAGGTCCTCCACCCCCACATGAACTCGGAGGCGGCCACGCTGCTGGCCGCCCAGCTCAAGGAGAAGACCCAGAGCATCAACAGGAACGAGGGCACCGGCCTGACCAAGACCAACGGCCTCAGCGCCACCACGCCCAAGGCGTACCGCGAGAAGCCCACGCCCCCGCAGAAGGCCAAGCGCACCTCGTCCAGCGGCGCCGGGCAGCAGGGGGCCGccaagcccctcctcctccccagcctcCAGAAGCCGGCGGCCCCCCGGTCAGTCACCCCTGACCCGGGGCCCCCCGAAGCTAAGAGCCCGGATAAGCAGGACTTGAACGGCTCGAAGGCTGCGGAGCCGGTGTCGGAGCCTCCGACGCCCAAGAAGACCCCCATGAAGAAGCCGCCCCGGAAGAAGGGCAAGGAGGCCACCTTGGAGACGTCCGAGGTGAAGCCCCCCCAACCAAAGACTGCCATCATGCCCCCGCAGATTGTGAAGTGA